From Sphingobacterium bambusae:
CATGAAGCATACTAGACAGATCAAAAAAGCGTTGGGGATTTCCGGGGTTTACACCGAAGAGTCCATCTGGCGACATGCGCCCAAGAGAGGGAAAGGTGCTCAGATCGACCTGCTGCTAGACAGAGCTGATTTCTGCATTAGCTTATGTGAAATGAAATTTTCTACCACAACATTTACCATCGACAAGGGTTATGCCGAAGAACTTAAAAACAAGGTAGCCGTATTCATGCAGGATACAAAAACCAAAAAAACACCTTTTTTTGTCATGGTTACTACATACGGCACCAAAGATAATCAGTATAAAACAGGGTTGATCCAAAATGAAGTAAAGCTGAATGATCTATTTTTATGAAAAAAACTACCGATTAGCTTTAAAGCCTCAAAGGTTTCATATCAATATCGCAAACGGACATTTAGTTTCACGCTATGACCTATTACAACATTTTTTTGGCAATTTATAAGACATATTAGCTATTTTGCATGAAATCGAATAGCAGTTTAATAATTTGACTGCGCGATCTTGTGATGGCGCAGGCTCTTTTTAAGATTTTTTGTTTAGAGTCTTTTTATTTTGATGTTGCGAAATGCGACCGAGTCGGTATGGTTCTGCAGGGCTATCCTGCCCGATTCAAATTTACCAAAATTGGGATATGCTTTCATGCCACTGCGCTGTATACCCTCTTGAAAGGCCTTGCTCTGCACATCTCCCTCGAAGGTCAATACATCGTTGAGCCAAAAACTTACTTTTCCGTCTTTTTGCACGATCCGGCTTTTGTTCCAGGTATTGAAGGGCTTCGGCTTGGAGTTTTCGCCATTACAGGCGACAGCATATAAACAGCCTGCCCAGTGCGTGGAGTCTATTTGGTGTCTATGTTCAGCGTATTCGTTGTCCAAGAGTTGCATCTCTAGCCCGGTGGCGAAGGTAGCGGCAAAACTACTGTCCTCCTGCACATTTAAAAAAACACCGCTATTTCCGCCTTTGGCTACCTTCCATTCTAAAGCAAGATCAAAATCATGATATGTGCTGTCGGTAACCAGATCGCCGAAAATACCTTCCTTCTTTTTGGGATCGCAGACAAGCTCGCCATTGCTGACAGTCCACTTTGAATCGATATTGCCTTTGTTATAAAGATGCCATCCCTGTAGGGTATTTCCATCGAAAAGAAGGCTCCATCCAGCATCGGATTCGGATTGGCTGAGCTGGTTCGGCGCTTCTTTGCTAGAAGTGCAGCTAATCAATGCTAATAATGTCGATGACAAGAGTAAGGGTAAAAATTTCATGTTGCCTATTTTAGTCTATACGAATATAGCGTTTGTTGGTAGGAGTGACAAGGTGATCTTGCCATACACTTGCCGGTTCATCCGCGATGCTGGGCTTGATTTCTTTTGCTTAGATCGGCTCCTTTCGTCAGTTCTCTAAACTTGATGATTATTTAATCTGTTGACAATCATCTATTAACATTAAAGCGGTTACTTTGAAAAAACGAATATGAAGCGAGAAGTTGAATTAGTCGTTATTTCCGACGTACACCTCGGAACCTATGGATGTCGCTCGGAAGAGCTCTTAAGATACCTAGCGTCCATCAATCCCAAGAAGCTTATTCTCAATGGTGATATCATTGATATCTGGCAGTTTCGGAAAAGCTATTTCCCCGAGTCTCACCTGCGGGTGTTGAAGTATATCTTGGATCTTGCCTATCAGGGCTGTGAGGTAACCTATATTACGGGCAACCACGACGAGATGCTGCGCAAGTTTGGGAAGATGCAGTTTGGGCATATCACCCTTACCAATCGGCTGTTGCTAGACTTGGACGGCAAGAAGAACTGGATTTTTCATGGTGATGTTTTCGATGCATCCATTCAGCATACAAAATGGCTAGCCAAGCTTGGCGGTTGGGGATACGATCGTTTAATTCAGCTCAATAATGTGGTGAACTGGGGTTTAACAAAATTGGGCAGAGAAAAATACTCGCTGTCTAAACAGATTAAAAACTCTGTTAAGAAAGCGATTAAATTTATCTCCGATTTTGAAGATACTGCCTCCCATTTGGCGATAGAAAACAAATACGATTACGTGATCTGCGGACATATACATCAGCCTCAAATTCGTCGAGTAGACACGAAAAAGGGCAGCGTCATGTATATGAATTCTGGAGACTGGATCGAGAACCTTACTGCATTGGAATACAACCATGGAGCTTGGGAGATGTTCAGTTACGAGGAGAAAAAAGAGCACCTTGTCGACTATCCTACGGAGGCTATACAGTTTCGCAATAACTTGGAAGAGCTACTGGAGAACATCATCAAGGGCACGGTCTAAAACCGGCTAATTTCCTGAATCTGTTCGAACACAAATTTCTGTGTGAGTTCATCTTTTAATTGCCCCTCGGCATCCAATTCATCCTGCACCTTGGCGAGGTGTATTTTTAGTGGTAGTACATGCATGCGCATGTAGTTGCATACGCCCGTAAAGTGGTCTAGCCCTCTAATGTTTCCATATTTTCCCGTAGAGACACCCACCAATGCCACTTTCTTGTGGTAGAAGGAAGCCGGGAAGGCGCAGGCGTCGATAAAAACTTTTAATATACCAGGGAAGCTACCGTTATATTCGGGAATAATGAAGATAAATTTTTGGGCGGCAGATACCATTGCCTGAATGGGTTCAAAGGCAGCGCTACGCTTGCCATAAAGGTCTGACGAGCTCACGTCAGGTGGAAGGTCTGTCAATGAAAAAAGTTGCCAAGATTCGCCGCGTCGTTCGAGCTCATCTTGGTAGTAATGAGCGATTTTCATCGAATTGCTTCGCTCTCTGTTTGTTCCTGATATAATTAGATTCATGTGAATAGTACTGTTACAAAAAGCCCCAAAATCTTTATAAAGTGATAACGCTATTTTTCGTATCTTAGCGACCTTAGCCGTTGGTTAAGAGCTTTTGCCAAAAATACTAATTTTAACATCATTTAAGCATTTCCTTCATATGGACAATGTAAATTTGCGTTAATTTTGGGCAAGATCTATATCATCGGCATTTAGATTTTAGAAAGGATTTCAATCTCATGGGAAAAATTATAGCAATTGCTAACCAAAAAGGTGGCGTAGGAAAGACAACGACTTCGATCAATTTGGCGGCTAGTTTGGCCGTTTTGGAACATAAAACGTTGTTGG
This genomic window contains:
- a CDS encoding NADPH-dependent FMN reductase, with translation MNLIISGTNRERSNSMKIAHYYQDELERRGESWQLFSLTDLPPDVSSSDLYGKRSAAFEPIQAMVSAAQKFIFIIPEYNGSFPGILKVFIDACAFPASFYHKKVALVGVSTGKYGNIRGLDHFTGVCNYMRMHVLPLKIHLAKVQDELDAEGQLKDELTQKFVFEQIQEISRF
- a CDS encoding UDP-2,3-diacylglucosamine diphosphatase; the encoded protein is MKREVELVVISDVHLGTYGCRSEELLRYLASINPKKLILNGDIIDIWQFRKSYFPESHLRVLKYILDLAYQGCEVTYITGNHDEMLRKFGKMQFGHITLTNRLLLDLDGKKNWIFHGDVFDASIQHTKWLAKLGGWGYDRLIQLNNVVNWGLTKLGREKYSLSKQIKNSVKKAIKFISDFEDTASHLAIENKYDYVICGHIHQPQIRRVDTKKGSVMYMNSGDWIENLTALEYNHGAWEMFSYEEKKEHLVDYPTEAIQFRNNLEELLENIIKGTV
- a CDS encoding 3-keto-disaccharide hydrolase, producing MKFLPLLLSSTLLALISCTSSKEAPNQLSQSESDAGWSLLFDGNTLQGWHLYNKGNIDSKWTVSNGELVCDPKKKEGIFGDLVTDSTYHDFDLALEWKVAKGGNSGVFLNVQEDSSFAATFATGLEMQLLDNEYAEHRHQIDSTHWAGCLYAVACNGENSKPKPFNTWNKSRIVQKDGKVSFWLNDVLTFEGDVQSKAFQEGIQRSGMKAYPNFGKFESGRIALQNHTDSVAFRNIKIKRL